A region from the Sandaracinus amylolyticus genome encodes:
- a CDS encoding vWA domain-containing protein — translation MRSILGALLALGVVIGLVGRARAQDTWVGGAPLQGRVVVGGAGEAWVGVWVDAPNVVAPPSARAPMAVSLVIDTSGSMAGDKIQNARMAAQSLIESLADGDVVSVYGFSNAVTEIAPPTVVNAATRGMLIQRAGMIVAGGGTNLWDGMQAGIGRIAQAPATHPVRRVFVISDGRANVGPSDPQSLGDLAARATEWGTQVTAIGVGYDYDPQTLQAMVVRSAGRLHHLGAPHQMAAILEHELQRMQRSVALDGTIEIVPAPGVIILGGATTGAVIEGGRLRFALGALDAGQRREVLFRVRMSAPRAGDQPLANVRLSYRTPDSRDLRTQQTVLRYEATTDTRAVASAPTTPRVAAMVAQHEASEAQRRAADMLARGEAERAQRELAAARVQLDRTVTTYHFDDAQIEGDLRRRSASVGRDADAAGAARTESEQRARSYELQAAPMAAEGY, via the coding sequence ATGCGGAGCATTCTGGGGGCGCTGCTGGCGCTCGGGGTCGTGATCGGTCTCGTGGGGCGAGCGCGCGCCCAGGACACCTGGGTCGGCGGCGCGCCGCTGCAGGGACGCGTCGTGGTGGGCGGCGCGGGCGAGGCGTGGGTGGGAGTGTGGGTCGATGCGCCGAACGTCGTCGCGCCTCCGAGCGCGCGCGCGCCGATGGCGGTGTCGCTCGTGATCGACACGTCGGGCTCGATGGCGGGCGACAAGATCCAGAACGCGCGCATGGCGGCGCAGAGCCTGATCGAGTCGCTCGCCGACGGCGACGTCGTGTCGGTGTACGGCTTCTCGAACGCGGTCACCGAGATCGCGCCGCCGACCGTCGTGAACGCCGCGACGCGAGGGATGCTGATCCAGCGCGCGGGGATGATCGTCGCGGGCGGCGGAACGAACCTGTGGGACGGCATGCAGGCGGGCATCGGCCGCATCGCGCAGGCGCCCGCGACGCACCCGGTACGCCGCGTGTTCGTGATCTCCGACGGGCGCGCGAACGTCGGTCCTTCGGATCCGCAGTCGCTCGGTGATCTCGCGGCGCGCGCGACCGAGTGGGGCACGCAGGTGACCGCGATCGGCGTGGGCTACGACTACGATCCGCAGACGCTCCAGGCGATGGTCGTGCGCAGCGCGGGGCGCCTGCACCACCTCGGCGCGCCGCACCAGATGGCCGCGATCCTCGAGCACGAGCTGCAGCGCATGCAGCGCTCGGTCGCGCTCGACGGCACGATCGAGATCGTCCCCGCGCCCGGCGTGATCATCCTCGGCGGCGCGACGACCGGCGCGGTGATCGAGGGCGGACGACTTCGCTTCGCGCTGGGCGCGCTCGACGCGGGGCAGCGGCGCGAGGTCCTGTTCCGCGTGCGCATGAGCGCGCCGCGCGCCGGAGATCAGCCGCTCGCGAACGTGCGCCTCTCGTACCGCACCCCCGACAGCCGCGACCTGCGCACCCAGCAGACCGTGCTCCGCTACGAAGCGACGACCGACACGCGCGCGGTCGCGAGCGCGCCGACGACGCCGCGTGTCGCGGCGATGGTCGCGCAGCACGAGGCGAGCGAGGCGCAGCGACGCGCTGCCGACATGCTCGCGCGCGGTGAGGCGGAGCGTGCGCAGCGCGAGCTCGCCGCGGCGCGCGTGCAGCTCGATCGCACGGTGACGACCTATCACTTCGACGACGCGCAGATCGAGG
- a CDS encoding phytochelatin synthase family protein: MSTPRRRRAITALAAILTLSIGGGGLAFLRARDASAAQWAHVDPIADDTTYQDAALLERAWQLPAARHYRARFVSQPNGSFCGPTSIVDVMRSLDQPAELSTVLEGTDIATFAGFLPSGITLDQLATLARARLPSRRVTIHRDFDLATFRALLAQHANSESDRIVVNFHRGPLFARGAGHHSPIGGYLPDDDLVFVLDVNDDYDPWLVPTERLFAAMDTVDGASGLERGLIVIESVE, translated from the coding sequence GTGAGCACGCCCCGGCGCCGTCGCGCGATCACGGCCCTCGCCGCGATCCTCACGCTCTCGATCGGAGGCGGCGGGCTCGCGTTCCTCCGCGCGCGCGACGCGTCCGCCGCGCAGTGGGCGCACGTCGATCCGATCGCGGACGACACGACGTACCAGGACGCCGCGCTGCTCGAGCGCGCGTGGCAGCTGCCGGCCGCGCGCCACTACCGCGCGCGCTTCGTCTCGCAGCCGAACGGCAGCTTCTGCGGGCCGACCAGCATCGTCGACGTGATGCGCTCCCTCGATCAGCCCGCCGAGCTCTCGACCGTGCTCGAGGGCACCGACATCGCGACGTTCGCGGGGTTCCTCCCGAGCGGGATCACGCTCGATCAGCTCGCGACGCTCGCGCGTGCACGACTCCCATCACGGCGCGTGACGATCCATCGCGACTTCGATCTCGCGACGTTCCGCGCGCTGCTCGCGCAGCACGCGAACAGCGAGTCCGATCGCATCGTCGTCAACTTCCATCGCGGCCCGCTCTTCGCGCGCGGAGCCGGGCACCACTCGCCGATCGGCGGCTATCTGCCCGACGACGATCTCGTCTTCGTGCTCGACGTGAACGACGACTACGACCCGTGGCTCGTCCCCACCGAGCGCCTCTTCGCGGCGATGGACACCGTCGACGGCGCGAGCGGCCTCGAGCGCGGCTTGATCGTCATCGAATCAGTCGAATAG
- a CDS encoding AMP-dependent synthetase/ligase: MVDTIPRRLLEQAKQRPDRPAYLVKENGVWKSTSWAGYAREVTQAARALIALGFQPGQRVCLLGFNRPEWVILDLAAMTAGGAAAGIYTTSSADEVAYILSHSEAPLVLVENADQAKKVFAKRAELPTLKHVVVMRGPKVDGAMSWDDFMSRGDAVSEKDVLDRVDALKPDESATLIYTSGTTGPPKAVMLSHENLAWTANVLRDLTKIDASGRSLSYLPLSHIAEQMATIHGPITGGASVYFAESIDPKVLVENLKEVRPTLFFGVPRIWEKFHATLDGRMREATGAKAKLVQWARSVGTRASALRAKGEEPTGALALQYALAERLVFSKIKQAIGLDQATVLVSGAAPIAKEVIEFFASIGILIQEIYGQSEDCGPTSFNLAGRTKFGSVGVPLPGVEVKIGDDGEILVKGKNVFLGYFKDEAATRETIDEKGYLHSGDLGRFDDEGFLHITGRKKEIIITAGGKNITPKNIESAVKNHPLVGEAVVIGDRRKYLTMLVTLEPDAAQKVATEKGIRGALHESDAIRAEIQRQLDEVNEKLARVEQVKKFTILPRPFGIDTGELTPTLKIKRSVVARNFASEIESMYAGDKD, encoded by the coding sequence GTGGTCGACACGATCCCGAGGCGGCTCCTCGAACAAGCGAAGCAGCGGCCCGACCGTCCAGCCTATCTCGTCAAGGAGAACGGCGTCTGGAAGTCGACGAGCTGGGCCGGATATGCGCGCGAGGTCACCCAGGCCGCGCGTGCTTTGATCGCGCTGGGGTTCCAGCCCGGGCAGCGCGTGTGCCTGCTCGGCTTCAACCGGCCCGAGTGGGTGATCCTCGATCTCGCGGCGATGACCGCGGGCGGTGCCGCGGCGGGCATCTACACGACGAGCTCGGCGGACGAGGTCGCGTACATCCTGAGCCACTCCGAGGCGCCGCTCGTCCTCGTCGAGAACGCCGATCAGGCGAAGAAGGTCTTCGCCAAGCGCGCCGAGCTGCCGACGCTGAAGCACGTCGTCGTCATGCGCGGACCGAAGGTCGACGGCGCGATGAGCTGGGACGACTTCATGTCGCGCGGCGATGCGGTCTCGGAGAAGGACGTGCTCGATCGCGTCGACGCGCTGAAGCCGGACGAGAGCGCGACGCTGATCTACACGTCGGGCACCACCGGTCCGCCGAAGGCCGTGATGCTCAGCCACGAGAACCTCGCGTGGACCGCGAACGTGCTGCGCGACCTGACGAAGATCGACGCGTCGGGGCGCTCGCTGAGCTACCTGCCGCTCTCGCACATCGCCGAGCAGATGGCGACGATCCACGGGCCGATCACCGGCGGCGCGTCGGTGTACTTCGCGGAGTCGATCGATCCGAAGGTGCTCGTCGAGAACCTCAAGGAGGTGCGACCGACGCTCTTCTTCGGCGTGCCGCGCATCTGGGAGAAGTTCCACGCGACGCTCGACGGGCGCATGCGCGAGGCGACGGGCGCGAAGGCGAAGCTCGTGCAGTGGGCTCGCAGCGTGGGCACGCGCGCGAGCGCGCTCCGTGCGAAGGGCGAGGAGCCGACGGGCGCGCTCGCGCTGCAGTACGCGCTCGCCGAGCGGCTCGTGTTCTCGAAGATCAAGCAGGCGATCGGGCTCGATCAGGCGACGGTGCTCGTCAGCGGCGCGGCGCCGATCGCGAAGGAAGTGATCGAGTTCTTCGCGAGCATCGGGATCCTCATCCAGGAGATCTACGGACAGAGCGAGGACTGCGGCCCGACGAGCTTCAACCTCGCGGGGCGGACGAAGTTCGGCTCGGTCGGTGTCCCGCTGCCCGGCGTCGAGGTGAAGATCGGCGACGACGGCGAGATCCTCGTGAAGGGCAAGAACGTCTTCCTCGGCTACTTCAAGGACGAGGCGGCGACGCGCGAGACGATCGACGAGAAGGGCTACCTGCACTCCGGGGATCTCGGGCGCTTCGACGATGAGGGCTTCCTCCACATCACCGGGCGCAAGAAGGAGATCATCATCACGGCGGGCGGCAAGAACATCACGCCGAAGAACATCGAGAGCGCGGTGAAGAACCACCCGCTCGTCGGTGAGGCCGTGGTGATCGGCGATCGCCGCAAGTACCTGACGATGCTCGTGACGCTCGAGCCCGACGCGGCGCAGAAGGTCGCGACGGAGAAGGGCATCCGCGGCGCGCTGCACGAGTCCGACGCGATCCGAGCCGAGATCCAGCGGCAGCTCGACGAGGTGAACGAGAAGCTCGCGCGCGTGGAGCAGGTCAAGAAGTTCACGATCCTGCCGCGCCCGTTCGGGATCGACACCGGCGAGCTCACGCCGACGCTGAAGATCAAGCGCAGCGTCGTGGCGCGGAACTTCGCGTCCGAGATCGAGTCGATGTACGCGGGCGACAAGGACTGA
- a CDS encoding MFS transporter translates to MLEGGVSETWNAFATGAVLTAWALHLGADPSTIAILQGLSTGAQVLHAPAGFLTEWIGRKRLAIVAMTGARLAWAPMAALPLLELDRGDAALLLIGVAALSATLQVLGQNAWGAWMGDVVPPTLRGRFFGARTVFVTGGAALASLASALLLESELPREITLPGIAALLCMTGLVSAGLLAQQVDPLGRVPRTRPDLRAYGEALRDPRARGLFVYQLLWGAAVAPAAAFFSLHVLRTLHAGFFLLAAHAIAIALTRVFTAPLWGRAVDRWGARPVLAICSFGISMMPAIWVFTGPERVWPLAIDAMLSGLWWGGHGVASFDLPLGIAPAKRRSYYLALFAMASGFGFAISTLLAGTAADWLAANAGGDLRPLFAVSAVARAACALVAVRVHEPEASSVRSLIFGLRRGASAP, encoded by the coding sequence ATGCTCGAGGGCGGCGTCTCCGAGACCTGGAACGCGTTCGCGACCGGCGCGGTGCTGACCGCGTGGGCGCTCCACCTCGGCGCCGATCCCAGCACCATCGCGATCCTCCAGGGCCTGTCGACGGGCGCGCAGGTCCTGCACGCACCAGCCGGGTTCCTGACCGAATGGATCGGTCGCAAGCGCCTCGCGATCGTCGCGATGACCGGCGCACGGCTCGCGTGGGCGCCGATGGCCGCGCTGCCGCTGCTCGAGCTCGATCGCGGCGACGCGGCGCTCTTGCTGATCGGCGTCGCGGCGCTCTCGGCGACGCTGCAGGTGCTCGGTCAGAACGCGTGGGGCGCGTGGATGGGCGACGTGGTGCCACCGACGCTGCGCGGTCGCTTCTTCGGCGCGCGCACCGTGTTCGTCACCGGCGGCGCCGCGCTCGCGTCGCTCGCGAGCGCGCTGCTGCTCGAGAGCGAGCTGCCGCGCGAGATCACGCTGCCGGGCATCGCGGCGCTGCTCTGCATGACCGGGCTCGTGTCGGCGGGCCTGCTCGCGCAGCAGGTCGATCCGCTCGGCCGCGTGCCGAGGACGCGCCCCGATCTGCGCGCGTACGGCGAGGCGCTGCGCGATCCCCGCGCGCGCGGGCTCTTCGTGTACCAGCTGCTCTGGGGCGCGGCGGTCGCGCCGGCGGCGGCGTTCTTCTCGTTGCACGTGCTGCGCACGCTGCACGCGGGCTTCTTCCTGCTCGCGGCGCACGCGATCGCGATCGCGCTCACGCGCGTCTTCACCGCGCCGCTCTGGGGGCGCGCCGTCGATCGCTGGGGCGCGCGGCCGGTGCTCGCGATCTGCTCGTTCGGCATCTCGATGATGCCGGCGATCTGGGTGTTCACCGGGCCCGAGCGCGTGTGGCCGCTCGCGATCGACGCGATGCTCTCGGGGCTCTGGTGGGGCGGTCACGGCGTCGCGTCGTTCGACCTCCCGCTCGGCATCGCGCCCGCGAAGCGTCGCTCGTACTACCTCGCGCTCTTCGCGATGGCGTCGGGCTTCGGGTTCGCGATCTCGACGCTGCTCGCGGGCACCGCCGCGGACTGGCTCGCGGCGAACGCGGGCGGTGATCTGCGGCCGCTCTTCGCGGTGTCCGCGGTCGCGCGCGCGGCGTGCGCGCTCGTCGCGGTGCGGGTGCACGAGCCCGAGGCGTCGTCGGTGAGGTCGCTCATCTTCGGGCTCCGTCGCGGCGCGAGCGCTCCCTGA
- a CDS encoding glycine cleavage system protein R, whose amino-acid sequence MTHHVRISIACRDDRGLLAAVAGRLFELGGDLGDASFGLLGEQAELVCVCAMPDHQSPEAIQKALAALPALKSGEVTVKPFDLGRAPTATGRATHVVRVRGNDRPGLMARLCEAFGELGANIVRMDAQQLERSTGTDYLIRFEAWIPAESEEACLANVANTAESMAMSCDAERVAPK is encoded by the coding sequence ATGACCCATCACGTTCGCATCTCCATCGCGTGCCGCGACGACCGCGGCCTCCTCGCCGCCGTCGCCGGTCGCCTGTTCGAGCTCGGCGGTGATCTCGGCGACGCGTCGTTCGGTCTGCTCGGCGAGCAGGCCGAGCTCGTCTGCGTCTGCGCGATGCCCGATCACCAGTCGCCCGAGGCGATCCAGAAGGCGCTCGCGGCGCTGCCTGCGCTGAAGTCCGGCGAGGTCACGGTGAAGCCGTTCGATCTCGGGCGCGCGCCGACCGCGACCGGCCGCGCGACGCACGTCGTGCGCGTGCGCGGCAACGATCGCCCGGGCCTGATGGCGCGCCTCTGCGAGGCGTTCGGCGAGCTCGGCGCGAACATCGTGCGCATGGACGCGCAGCAGCTCGAGCGCAGCACCGGCACCGACTACCTCATCCGCTTCGAGGCGTGGATCCCCGCGGAGAGCGAAGAAGCGTGCCTCGCGAACGTCGCGAACACCGCCGAGTCGATGGCGATGAGCTGCGACGCGGAGCGCGTCGCGCCGAAGTGA
- a CDS encoding nuclear transport factor 2 family protein, with amino-acid sequence MTNVETLVRDYLETWNETDPARRRALFERVYAADAVYVDPHVAAEGREQIEQFVSAVQARYPGVRFTLHGAIDAHHDQARFTWRAAPEGAREPVAIGFDVVVTEQGRMKRVCGFLDEQPG; translated from the coding sequence ATGACGAACGTCGAGACCCTGGTGCGCGACTACCTCGAGACCTGGAACGAGACCGATCCCGCGCGTCGCCGCGCGCTCTTCGAGCGCGTCTACGCGGCCGACGCGGTCTACGTCGATCCCCACGTCGCGGCGGAGGGCCGCGAGCAGATCGAGCAGTTCGTGAGCGCGGTGCAGGCGCGCTATCCCGGCGTGCGCTTCACGCTGCACGGCGCGATCGACGCGCACCACGATCAGGCACGGTTCACCTGGCGCGCCGCGCCCGAGGGCGCGCGCGAGCCGGTCGCGATCGGGTTCGACGTCGTGGTGACCGAGCAGGGCCGCATGAAGCGGGTGTGCGGCTTCCTCGACGAGCAGCCCGGCTGA
- the cysS gene encoding cysteine--tRNA ligase, with amino-acid sequence MARPFRVYDTLRRSIVPFAPRRPGHVGLYVCGMTTYDHAHVGHARAMVVFDAFVRYLRDAGWDVTYVRNHTDVDDKIIRRALANDEDPLARASRFVDAFDADMHALGLVAPDAAPRVTESIDAIVAMIDALIARGHAYVAPSGDVWFSLASAPSYGALSNRRGDAIEASADVDTGKRDRRDFALWKAARPGEPSWSAPFGRGRPGWHIECSAMAHEALGDALDIHGGGLDLVFPHHENEIVQSECVHGAPYAGHWMHNGLLTTSSGAKIARSEGNGATIRDVLARVPAEALRFAYLRAHYRSPLAWDERTIDDALSHLARLYAAIESAHALGGEGDPDRAATELGADARETLELARRFETRVIEALDDDFHTPRALACTIELARALQRLTALPRASKRGGPIARVALDALDVVRRALGLLTSTPEALHEEVRRKVLPARGLDARTIDARIAARDAARAGGAWDDADAIRAELDGCGIDVRDTPRGTEWRVRL; translated from the coding sequence TTGGCACGTCCGTTCCGCGTCTACGACACGCTCCGTCGATCGATCGTCCCGTTCGCTCCGCGCCGCCCCGGGCACGTCGGGCTCTACGTCTGCGGCATGACCACCTACGACCACGCGCACGTCGGGCACGCGCGCGCGATGGTCGTGTTCGACGCGTTCGTGCGCTACCTGCGCGACGCCGGCTGGGACGTCACGTACGTCCGCAACCACACCGACGTCGACGACAAGATCATCCGGCGCGCGCTCGCGAACGACGAAGATCCGCTCGCGCGCGCCTCGCGCTTCGTCGACGCGTTCGACGCGGACATGCACGCGCTCGGGCTCGTCGCGCCCGACGCCGCGCCGCGCGTGACCGAGAGCATCGACGCGATCGTCGCGATGATCGATGCGCTGATCGCGCGCGGTCACGCGTACGTCGCGCCGAGCGGCGACGTCTGGTTCTCGCTCGCGTCGGCGCCCTCGTACGGCGCGCTCTCGAACCGACGCGGCGACGCCATCGAGGCGAGCGCGGACGTCGACACGGGCAAGCGCGATCGCCGCGACTTCGCGCTGTGGAAGGCCGCGCGCCCGGGCGAGCCGAGCTGGAGCGCGCCCTTCGGTCGCGGACGTCCGGGGTGGCACATCGAGTGCTCGGCCATGGCGCACGAAGCGCTCGGTGACGCGCTCGACATCCACGGCGGTGGGCTCGATCTCGTCTTCCCTCATCACGAGAACGAGATCGTGCAGTCGGAGTGCGTGCACGGCGCGCCATACGCGGGGCACTGGATGCACAACGGCCTGCTCACCACCTCGAGCGGCGCGAAGATCGCGCGCAGCGAGGGCAACGGCGCGACGATCCGCGACGTGCTCGCGCGCGTGCCCGCGGAGGCGCTGCGCTTCGCGTACCTGCGCGCGCACTATCGCTCGCCGCTCGCGTGGGACGAGCGCACGATCGACGACGCGCTCTCGCACCTCGCGCGGCTCTACGCGGCCATCGAGAGCGCGCACGCGCTCGGCGGCGAGGGCGATCCCGATCGCGCCGCGACCGAGCTCGGCGCCGACGCACGGGAGACGCTCGAGCTCGCACGCAGGTTCGAGACGCGCGTGATCGAAGCGCTCGACGACGACTTCCACACGCCGCGCGCCCTCGCCTGCACGATCGAGCTCGCGCGCGCGCTGCAGCGCCTCACCGCGCTGCCTCGCGCGTCGAAACGAGGCGGGCCCATCGCGCGGGTCGCGCTCGATGCGCTCGACGTCGTGAGGCGCGCGCTCGGCCTGCTGACGTCGACGCCCGAGGCGCTCCACGAGGAGGTGCGTCGCAAGGTGCTGCCGGCGCGTGGGCTCGATGCGCGCACCATCGACGCGCGGATCGCGGCGCGCGACGCGGCCCGTGCGGGGGGCGCGTGGGACGACGCCGACGCCATCCGCGCCGAGCTCGACGGCTGCGGGATCGACGTGCGGGACACGCCCCGCGGCACCGAGTGGCGCGTGCGGCTGTGA
- a CDS encoding DoxX family membrane protein, translating to MRGVMRVLLAVLFVSAGVMHFVIEPTFTAMVPPFLPAPRVLVWISGVAEIALGLATLAPRLRPYAGWGLVALLIAVFPANVYMVFDDTPAIDAPRWALWARLPIQALLVGWAIWATEATKLVRR from the coding sequence ATGCGTGGCGTGATGCGCGTGCTCCTCGCGGTGCTGTTCGTGAGCGCCGGCGTGATGCACTTCGTGATCGAGCCGACGTTCACCGCGATGGTGCCGCCGTTCCTCCCCGCACCGCGCGTGCTCGTGTGGATCTCGGGCGTCGCGGAGATCGCGCTCGGTCTCGCGACGCTCGCCCCCCGGCTGCGCCCGTACGCGGGATGGGGGCTCGTCGCGCTGCTGATCGCGGTGTTCCCCGCGAACGTCTACATGGTCTTCGACGACACGCCCGCGATCGACGCGCCTCGCTGGGCGCTCTGGGCGCGCTTGCCGATCCAGGCGCTGCTCGTCGGCTGGGCGATCTGGGCGACCGAGGCGACGAAGCTCGTGCGTCGCTGA
- the grxD gene encoding Grx4 family monothiol glutaredoxin, translated as MDIRLRIEEIVSSHPVVLFMKGTRSAPRCGFSSRVVDVLDELLEDYLTVDVLADEAIREGIKEYGQWPTIPQLYVRGKLVGGADIVAEMMRAGELAPMLGVEGPIETEIPEVHVSDAAVAAFRQYAGVSKPDVRLAIDRAFDAELDIEAPREDDVVIDLVTLRLSMDRASARRADGVSIDFVSGPGATGFRITNPAAPPKVKSMSVEQLDQMRRAGKPHLLVDVRTPEERAIAEIEGSELLDEDLRAKLADLDRATTLVLYCHHGVRSRAAAEHCVRMGFRDVWNVEGGIEAWSTRVDPKVARY; from the coding sequence ATGGACATCCGTCTGCGCATCGAAGAGATCGTCTCGAGCCACCCCGTCGTGCTCTTCATGAAGGGCACGCGCAGCGCGCCGCGGTGCGGGTTCTCGTCGCGCGTCGTCGACGTGCTCGACGAGCTGCTCGAGGACTACCTGACCGTCGACGTGCTCGCCGACGAGGCGATCCGCGAGGGCATCAAGGAGTACGGGCAGTGGCCGACGATCCCGCAGCTCTACGTGCGCGGGAAGCTCGTCGGCGGCGCGGACATCGTGGCCGAGATGATGCGCGCGGGAGAGCTCGCGCCGATGCTCGGCGTCGAGGGACCGATCGAGACCGAGATCCCCGAGGTGCACGTGAGCGACGCGGCGGTCGCGGCGTTCCGGCAGTACGCGGGCGTGTCGAAGCCGGACGTGCGGCTCGCGATCGATCGCGCGTTCGACGCCGAGCTCGACATCGAGGCGCCGCGCGAGGACGACGTGGTGATCGATCTCGTGACGCTCCGGCTCTCGATGGATCGCGCGAGCGCGCGCCGCGCGGACGGCGTGTCGATCGACTTCGTGAGCGGCCCGGGCGCGACCGGCTTCCGCATCACGAACCCGGCGGCGCCGCCGAAGGTGAAGAGCATGAGCGTCGAGCAGCTCGACCAGATGCGGCGCGCCGGAAAGCCGCACCTGCTCGTCGACGTGCGCACGCCCGAAGAGCGCGCGATCGCGGAGATCGAGGGGAGCGAGCTGCTCGACGAGGATCTGCGCGCGAAGCTCGCGGACCTCGATCGCGCGACCACGCTCGTCCTCTACTGCCACCACGGCGTGCGGTCGCGCGCGGCGGCCGAGCACTGCGTGCGCATGGGCTTCCGCGACGTGTGGAACGTCGAGGGCGGCATCGAGGCGTGGTCGACGCGCGTCGATCCGAAGGTCGCGCGCTATTAA
- a CDS encoding SDR family NAD(P)-dependent oxidoreductase — MSDEQHPGADIEACIATLERIVEDRGLLAEVDEETRQRLVKAAGLVSRPDRAALRKMAKAFRRKERDERRRADDEVLDATGIRTLRRAPVFVTPPALLPGSAPEAAPVQRELRDARKCYVCKAEFTRVHAFYDQMCEPCAELNWQKRNQSADLRGRVALVTGARVKIGYHAAIKLLRAGAHVVVTTRFPRDAAARYTREEDFEQWRDRLEVHGLDLRHTPSVEAFCARMLETLPRLDFILNNACQTVRRPAGFYRHLMELEGAGHDAVSAPARALLASWEEHRKARHETLVKERSELARDVGLVDPAALSQLELLPEDRGQDLALFPAARLDADLQQVDLRGRNSWRLTLAEVSSVELLEVQLVNAVAPFVLNARLKPLMMRVPTRDKHVVNVSAMEGQFYRDHKTDKHPHTNMAKAALNMMTRTSAADYVKDGIHMNSVDTGWITDEDPLEIAAKKVEEHGFHPPLDVVDGAARIVAPIFDGLISGEHVWGLFLKDYKPIPW, encoded by the coding sequence GTGAGCGACGAACAGCATCCCGGCGCCGACATCGAGGCGTGCATCGCGACGCTCGAGCGCATCGTCGAGGATCGCGGGCTGCTCGCCGAGGTCGACGAAGAGACGCGACAGCGCCTGGTGAAGGCGGCGGGGCTCGTCTCGCGCCCCGACCGCGCGGCGCTGCGCAAGATGGCGAAGGCGTTCCGCCGCAAGGAGCGCGACGAGCGAAGGCGCGCCGACGACGAGGTGCTCGACGCGACCGGCATCCGCACGCTCCGCCGCGCGCCCGTGTTCGTGACGCCGCCCGCGCTGCTGCCCGGCAGTGCGCCCGAGGCCGCGCCCGTACAGCGCGAGCTCCGCGACGCGCGCAAGTGCTACGTGTGCAAGGCCGAGTTCACGCGCGTCCACGCGTTCTACGACCAGATGTGCGAGCCCTGCGCGGAGCTCAACTGGCAGAAGCGCAACCAGAGCGCGGACCTGCGCGGGCGCGTCGCGCTGGTCACCGGAGCGCGCGTGAAGATCGGCTACCACGCCGCGATCAAGCTGCTGCGCGCCGGCGCGCACGTGGTCGTCACCACGCGCTTCCCGCGCGACGCGGCGGCTCGCTACACGCGCGAAGAGGACTTCGAGCAGTGGCGCGATCGCCTCGAGGTGCACGGCCTCGATCTGCGCCACACGCCGAGCGTCGAGGCGTTCTGCGCGCGCATGCTCGAGACGCTCCCGCGCCTCGACTTCATCCTCAACAACGCGTGCCAGACGGTGCGTCGTCCGGCCGGCTTCTATCGCCACCTCATGGAGCTCGAGGGCGCCGGGCACGACGCGGTCTCCGCGCCTGCGCGCGCGCTGCTCGCGTCGTGGGAAGAGCACCGCAAGGCGCGCCACGAGACGCTCGTGAAGGAGCGCAGCGAGCTCGCGCGCGACGTGGGCCTCGTCGATCCCGCCGCGCTCTCGCAGCTCGAATTGCTGCCCGAGGATCGCGGTCAGGACCTCGCGCTCTTCCCCGCGGCGAGGCTCGACGCGGACCTGCAGCAGGTCGATCTGCGCGGTCGCAACTCGTGGCGCCTCACGCTCGCCGAGGTCTCGAGCGTCGAGCTGCTGGAGGTGCAGCTCGTCAACGCGGTCGCGCCGTTCGTGCTGAACGCGCGGCTCAAGCCGCTGATGATGCGCGTGCCGACGCGCGACAAGCACGTCGTCAACGTGAGCGCGATGGAGGGGCAGTTCTATCGCGACCACAAGACGGACAAGCACCCGCACACGAACATGGCGAAGGCCGCGCTCAACATGATGACGCGCACGTCCGCCGCCGATTACGTGAAGGACGGGATCCACATGAACAGCGTCGACACCGGGTGGATCACCGACGAGGACCCGCTCGAGATCGCGGCGAAGAAGGTCGAGGAGCACGGCTTCCATCCGCCGCTCGACGTGGTCGACGGAGCGGCGCGCATCGTCGCGCCGATCTTCGACGGGCTGATCTCGGGCGAGCACGTGTGGGGGCTCTTCCTCAAGGATTACAAGCCCATCCCGTGGTGA
- a CDS encoding TerB family tellurite resistance protein, protein MSETSQSILVITDLLLGAVHADGSKSGEEIHVVRDLLKELLDQRDLPESIEKRIELFEPGDFSLAECAATFASAEPERKRRLLELVAAVRDADEEVDVAEDEYLVSLAKALGMKEAEYSDLTLDYEIEDLREHLSTLRSVKPPPLKA, encoded by the coding sequence ATGAGCGAGACGAGCCAGAGCATCCTCGTGATCACCGACCTCTTGCTCGGCGCGGTCCACGCCGACGGGAGCAAGAGCGGCGAGGAGATCCACGTGGTGCGCGATCTCCTGAAGGAGCTGCTCGATCAACGCGACCTCCCGGAGTCGATCGAGAAGCGCATCGAGCTCTTCGAGCCCGGCGACTTCTCGCTCGCCGAGTGCGCGGCGACGTTCGCGAGCGCCGAGCCGGAGCGCAAGCGGCGCCTGCTCGAGCTCGTCGCGGCGGTGCGCGATGCCGACGAGGAGGTCGACGTCGCGGAGGACGAGTACCTCGTCTCGCTCGCGAAGGCGCTCGGCATGAAGGAAGCGGAGTACTCGGATCTCACGCTCGACTACGAGATCGAAGATCTGCGCGAGCATCTGTCCACGCTGCGCTCGGTGAAGCCGCCGCCGCTGAAGGCGTGA